A part of Leishmania panamensis strain MHOM/PA/94/PSC-1 chromosome 34 sequence genomic DNA contains:
- a CDS encoding hypothetical protein (TriTrypDB/GeneDB-style sysID: LpmP.34.0620), protein MSFEFGEECNNLARAAHQTKNYGDAISLYDRALTMRREKYGPIHEKCAATLHNIGRVFIDMKEYGAAENAFTEAAAIYEQVEGDKSLKYAESLELLALCYTHLKFLDEAEKAFKDSIRIFRDECYNYGSNSWLPDDKTPPAEPNKHPLSSAAHALADCAALFLFRRQEHQAVAFLEEALEIRRFLYSRHVKFRPMIAQTLNKLCELKKSLDDAVGAEMCISECLQICIETLGRDHPATAQATSSKAGLLAAKKQFRDALRLYEESATTYAVALGKDAPLFGQELMKLGRCQELCNDFVSAEKTFQRGVEIIKKGFGTNSPQLAEANTFYGSLLARKLEIDQAVSMFRDAIRIRKSVDKNDPQLAYLYQKIGDAYAMRREPHAEAYFLLAVDAFKQNATIEPLQRTYMTDVLDDLGLFYLDFQHYEKAEKCFKEALDTRITMLGENHATVAYSYSNFALLYLQRQDYANCEKMAAAALDMYSKTARSNVLAQADVHTTLGQCYHQQSQFAKALEMHEKALNVRRTRGDTTETAVAESLNQIARVYVTMKRYGKAYRHVKEARRLVWQFNVEITQPLRNEIAKTEQMIPPIEEWTNEERAEAQVKIGDGNAPGGGNASTTATSA, encoded by the coding sequence ATGTCGTTTGAGTTTGGCGAGGAGTGCAATAACCTTGCCAGGGCTGCGCACCAGACGAAGAACTACGGCGACGCCATCAGCCTGTACGATAGGGCACTGACAATGCGCCGCGAGAAGTATGGGCCAATTCACGAAAAGTGCGCCGCTACACTTCACAACATCGGCCGCGTGTTTATCGACATGAAGGAGTACGGCGCTGCGGAGAACGCCTTCACAGAGGCGGCCGCTATCTACGAGCAAGTGGAGGGGGACAAGTCACTCAAGTACGCGGAGtcgctggagctgctcgcGCTCTGCTACACGCACCTCAAGTTCCTTGACGAGGCAGAAAAGGCTTTCAAAGACAGCATTCGCATCTTTCGGGATGAGTGCTACAACTACGGCAGCAATTCATGGCTGCCAGACGACAAGACTCCACCGGCGGAGCCGAACAAGCACCCGCTCTCGTCGGCAGCGCACGCTCTGGCCGATTGCGCGGCCCTCTTCCTGTTCCGTCGCCAGGAACACCAAGCTGTCGCCTtcctcgaggaggcgctggagatACGCCGCTTCCTGTACAGTCGCCACGTCAAGTTCCGCCCGATGATTGCGCAGACGCTCAACAAGCTCTGTGAGCTCAAGAAGTcgctcgacgacgccgtcggcGCGGAGATGTGCATTAGTGAATGCTTGCAGATCTGCATCGAAACACTTGGGCGCGATCAcccagcgacagcgcaggCGACAAGCAGCAAGGCAGGACTGCTCGCCGCCAAGAAGCAGTTCCGCGACGCCCTACGACTCTACGAGGAGAGCGCGACCACCTACGCCGTGGCGCTTGGCAAGGATGCCCCGCTGTTTGGGCAAGAATTAATGAAACTCGGCCGCTGCCAGGAGTTGTGCAACGACTTCGTCAGCGCTGAAAAAACGTTCCAGCGCGGCGTTGAGATCATCAAGAAAGGCTTTGGCACGAACAGCCCCCAGCTGGCGGAAGCGAACACTTTCTATGGGTCGTTGCTGGCCCGCAAGCTGGAAATCGACCAAGCTGTCAGCATGTTCCGCGACGCCATCCGCATTCGCAAGAGTGTGGACAAGAATGATCCGCAGTTGGCATACCTGTACCAGAAAATCGGGGACGCCTACGCAATGCGGCGGGAGCCCCACGCCGAGGCATACTTTCTACTTGCTGTAGATGCCTTTAAGCAGAACGCCACCAttgagccgctgcagcgcacgtACATGACGGACGTTTTGGACGACTTGGGGCTCTTCTACCTTGACTTCCAGCACTacgagaaggcggagaagtGCTTCAAGGAGGCCCTTGACACTCGCATCACGATGCTCGGCGAAAATCATGCCACAGTGGCGTACTCGTACAGCAACTTCGCGCTTCTGTacctgcagcggcaggactACGCCAACTGCGAGAaaatggcggcggcggcgctagACATGTACAGCAAGACCGCCCGCTCCAACGTGCTGGCTCAGGCCGACGTGCACACAACGCTGGGTCAGTGCTACCACCAGCAGAGTCAGTTTGCCAAGGCGCTGGAGATGCATGAGAAGGCTCTCAACGTGCGTCGCACGCGCGGCGACACGACTGAGACGGCTGTAGCAGAGTCACTCAACCAAATAGCGCGCGTCTACGTTACGATGAAGCGCTACGGCAAGGCATACCGCCACGTCAAGGAGGCACGGCGACTTGTCTGGCAGTTCAACGTGGAAatcacgcagccgctgcgcaaTGAAATTGCCAAGACGGAGCAAATGATTCCACCCATTGAAGAGTGGACGAACGAGGAGCGAGCCGAGGCACAGGTGAAGATCGGGGATGGTAACGCgcctggcggcggcaacgcgtCCACAaccgccaccagcgcctgA
- a CDS encoding vacuolar ATP synthase subunit d, putative (TriTrypDB/GeneDB-style sysID: LpmP.34.0630) yields the protein MSSTNRYPALPSRMTLIAFKTRLKGAQKGHSLLKKKADALALRYRIVMGELHSAKLDMANQIKGSYFTITQAQFIAGDISLAVQESLKIPTYRMELQVENIAGVQVPSFHTQNGDAAEGQRTATVAAAGSLTTGLGKGGEQIKEAYFAFRQTLSLLVKIASLQTSWITLDIAQRVTNRRVNALEKVVIPRLQNTLSYITSELDEQEREEFFRLKMVQKKKKAMAKIQQAARDAETVALAEERTRQRNLLMAQYDGGVVEADMVV from the coding sequence ATGTCGAGTACAAACCGCTACCCGGCCCTGCCGAGCCGCATGACGCTCATCGCCTTCAAGACACGTCTGAAAGGCGCGCAGAAGGGGCACAGTTTGTTGAAAAAGAAGGCCGACGCCCTGGCACTGCGCTACCGCATAGTGATGGGTGAGCTGCACTCAGCGAAGCTCGATATGGCGAACCAGATCAAGGGCTCCTACTTCACCATCACGCAGGCACAATTTATTGCTGGAGATATCAGTCTTGCTGTGCAGGAGTCGCTCAAAATCCCGACGTACCGGATGGAGTTGCAGGTAGAGAACATTGCTGGGGTACAGGTACCAAGCTTTCACACGCAGaacggcgacgccgccgaaGGCCAGCGCACTGCGACGGTGGCCGCCGCAGGCTCTCTCACAACTGGCCTGGGTAAGGGTGGTGAGCAAATCAAGGAGGCATACTTCGCCTTCCGGCAGACTCTATCGCTTCTCGTCAAAATAGCGTCACTGCAGACGAGCTGGATTACGCTAGATATCGCTCAAAGAGTGACGAACCGCCGCGTAAATGCTCTGGAGAAGGTAGTCATTCCACGCTTGCAGAACACTCTCAGCTACATCACGTCGGAGCTAGACGAGCAGGAGCGTGAGGAGTTCTTCCGACTTAAGATggtgcagaagaagaagaaggctaTGGCCAAGATCCAGCAAGCCGCGCGCGACGCTGAGACGGTAGCCCTCGCGGAGGAGCGGACGCGGCAGCGCAACCTCCTCATGGCCCAGTACGACGGTGGCGTCGTCGAGGCAGACATGGTAGTGTAA
- a CDS encoding hypothetical protein (TriTrypDB/GeneDB-style sysID: LpmP.34.0610) — protein sequence MPAKRLNPAMAASSTAAHPPRRRSSALLSSNTNGSERWVSAASFPPVATVVPLPVKKSGLKSLTYSSGDANAPHVGTKVLAATAKAAPARSRAAASVPANHTASPPAAPELVPSRSPAIAPMVQRAPTLSNRSAASIAHAARRPRCSSSTPSVTAPPATVDAAGVSPAVANGSSKTGLFTASTAPPSLPTAKHASHYAYIGTNFDAAPPTSTSSCTENPQANWSVPASGPRRLSSASSNATKVMTSASGAAATPSAPVPEASASHAGPRDAPAPRQRANESTASTSKPNGQLTRAAAPSTDSAAAPGASSCLVAQASLKPSVSSSATGKKVIRRAVTGTDTSGLLSTTTTSRRPSLSGTATADNTTVPKRASSVLLPQPQSSGGAVPTLDAEGAPSTTLNTARTTAPTAFNTPTNAGSTVSGRTTARLSRGPVVLEEWARSIIKPGDEKLLYWTRVAGATSCGFTRTSSGIGMNSTAASAARQASTLRSLTNDTQLRRAQKTVLRQRHTETSTPSWRSTKAASVGAGSVASVASGGSDSRFGSTVKRSGVSLLRRQQEGKDRQRSLTATMATPTGGNRGSVGDGRVSNTSAAVGSASPTPSRISEASTNTTMRGNGRLSGSGARPLLEQLPGGAFVQAEVIGQRRSPSLKLFAKPSPRMISAPNPRGNTGAPGLKTTFGVNDGPYYVGNEELTKLTWVREEMLRALMQSAAPLAMSAATKENSAAVAVASMPNPKDGGNANILESSSSSLLTMHFDPVVSGTARASPTSLSVGKRPRQRVYSVDLRGGASNDDPAPPMQPPAAGVAQPRGRLVSSGTTPVLASSIRQKPGNSVSLACPAPTSTPTGVGTTLVPTSARPTLDSSAVVAGEPPPPLRQRGERQPRRPAVLVALSSLQSPGTVAERVRLEFVRQEQKQSTAVPTGKKKAPVPSSVVTAIQRPTAISINAATRLLLLDPLFPLISEENYQRLVLQNDEYTARKALLAHIAATPGAATAVSHPYGSPSPVPPLDVGKKPRKSEAEAPRAARALETDLAEADEPAPVLPLTVAVLAPTQVVAIETGAAAAPLSPSVSPPNAAIIGSTPPRRPSLQHGGPALYATFSPPRVTSPPNASNLTSPIAGSAAGFGGTTSPAHDSRLLVNAVMPTEKPGSIKLLAAGSAWYAVTRVSESTPSSTIQSSLHAGLLATACGGGAARGTSNSPTRPRSTSPMASCSSLRSVTRRGSLLQGLQQHLPHQATRTVASNHSDSISDEDSTASDEAVDLAEAELRKTLPHWGPFRTSHTAASSASDILWQKRATNPGTSPGSTTASTTTPTAARKTKSAHEETVPVASLTDSTPSLLSMALTLSPAMAKELQAYVHEFLKRYRGADSVTAEEMGPIPKTPLALQRAIRHSLRLSTESSASGVGDEEAVELEDALDDGSYHSQNVQYILGLMGSLLQGETSFCEDDDARTASGAHLRTAAAERHRKEQVTSAELIAAVMGRPLSSTVEDTTEGAALNYTRNDTSRSAAARPLLKLHDPELRAVELLFVNGAP from the coding sequence ATGCCGGCAAAGAGGCTGAACCCAGCGATGGCAGCGTCTAGCACGGCAGCGCATCCCCCTCGCCGGCGCTCCTCAGCGCTATTAAGCAGCAACACGAATGGCAGTGAACGGTGGGTGAGCGCGGCATCATTTCCACCAGTGGCAACGGTCGTCCCACTACCAGTGAAGAAAAGTGGCCTCAAGTCGCTTAcctacagcagcggcgatgccAATGCACCTCACGTCGGCACCAAAGTCCTagcagccaccgccaagGCGGCTCCCGCACGATCTCGAGCGGCCGCCTCCGTTCCGGCGAATCACACGGCATCGCCGCCCGCCGCTCCCGAGTTGGTGCCATCTCGATCTCCCGCAATTGCACCGATGGTCCAACGCGCGCCAACTCTCTCCAACAGATCCGCCGCGAGTATAGCCCATGCTGCTCGTCGACcgcgttgcagcagcagcacgcccaGTGTCACTGCCCCACCAGCCACTGTGGACGCAGCCGGGGTCTCACCTGCTGTCGCGAATGGAAGCTCCAAGACGGGGTTATTTACAGCATCGACAGCTCCTCCGTCACTCCCAACAGCCAAGCACGCCAGCCACTACGCGTACATCGGCACTAACTtcgatgctgcgccaccgactTCGACTAGCTCTTGCACAGAAAATCCTCAGGCCAACTGGAGTGTTCCAGCAAGCGGTCCACGTCGTCTAtcctcggcctcctccaACGCTACCAAAGTCATGACCAGCGCGtcaggtgcagcagcgactccgTCAGCGCCAGTCCCTGAGGCCTCTGCAAGCCACGCTGGCCCCAGAGATGCACCGGCTCCGCGTCAGCGTGCTAACGAGTCCACAGCTTCCACTTCGAAGCCAAACGGGCAGTTGacgcgcgccgcagctccgTCAACCGactccgcggcggcgccaggTGCTTCATCGTGTTTAGTGGCACAGGCGTCCCTCAAGCCAAGCGTGTCCTCGAGTGCTACTGGCAAGAAAGTGATACGTCGTGCAGTCACCGGGACAGACACGAGTGGGTTActgagcaccaccacgacgtCACGGCGGCCCTCCCTCAGCGGCACCGCTACGGCTGACAACACAACCGTCCCAAAGCGTGCCTCGTCTGTTTTACTGCCTCAGCCAcaaagcagcggcggcgcagtgccTACATTGGACGCTGAGGGGGCGCCCTCCACGACTCTGAACACCGCGCGCACGACCGCACCAACGGCTTTCAACACACCAACGAATGCAGGCAGCACAGTTTCTGGCAGAACCACCGCCCGCCTCTCCCGCGGCCCTGTCGTCTTGGAGGAATGGGCGCGCAGCATCATCAAGCCCGGGGACGAGAAGCTCCTGTACTGGACAAGGGTAGCAGGCGCAACAAGCTGTGGCTTTACTCGCACGTCATCCGGCATCGGCATGAACAGCACCGCGGCAAGCGCTGCTCGGCAAGCGAGCACGCTTCGAAGCTTGACGAACGacacgcagctgcgtcgtGCCCAGAAGACGGTGCTCCGGCAACGGCACACCGAAACATCCACGCCGAGTTGGCGCAGCACCAAGGCTGCGTCAGTAGGTGCCGGCAGCGTAGCCTCAGTAGCATCTGGCGGCTCTGACTCTCGATTCGGCTCCACCGTGAAACGAAGCGGCgtttctctgctgcgccgccaacAGGAAGGTAAGGACCGGCAAAGGTCGCTCACGGCGACAATGGCAACACCAACAGGTGGTAACCGGGGGAGCGTCGGTGACGGACGTGTGTCGAACACAAGCGCCGCGGTTGGCTCTGCCTCCCCAACCCCGTCGCGTATTTCAGAGGCCTCCACCAACACAACGATGAGAGGCAATGGTCGcctcagcggcagtggcgcacgcCCTCTGCTTGAGCAGCTGCCTGGCGGCGCATTTGTGCAGGCGGAGGTCATTGGTCAGCGGCGCTCGCCGTCTCTGAAGCTTTTTGCGAAGCCGTCACCACGAATGATTTCAGCACCGAACCCTCGCGGCAACACCGGGGCGCCTGGATTGAAGACCACCTTCGGCGTCAATGATGGGCCCTACTACGTGGGCAACGAGGAACTCACGAAGCTGACGTGGGTACGCGAAGAAATGCTGCGCGCCTTAATGCAGTCTGCCGCACCGCTGGCGATGTCAGCGGCGACGAAAGAgaacagcgccgctgttgcaGTCGCCTCGATGCCAAACCCAAAAGATGGTGGTAATGCAAACATACTGGAGAGCTCttcgtcatcgctgctgacgatgcACTTCGACCCAGTGGTAAGCGGGACAGCTCGGGCGTCGCCGACGTCCCTGTCTGTAGGGAAACGGCCACGACAGCGTGTGTACAGCGTAGACCTGCGTGGCGGCGCGAGTAACGACGATCCCGCCCCGCCTATGCAGCCGCCTGCGGCAGGCGTAGCGCAGCCCCGTGGGAGGCTGGtaagcagcggcaccactcCCGTTCTCGCCTCTTCTATTCGTCAGAAGCCTGGTAActctgtttctcttgctTGTCCAGCGCCAACGAGCACCCCCACGGGAGTCGGCACTACTCTGGTCCCTACATCTGCTCGCCCAACCTTGGACTCCAGTGCGGTCGTGGCTggcgagccgccgccgccgctgaggCAGCGGGGGGAGCGCCAGCCGCGGCGTCCAGCTGTGCTGGTGGCTCTATCCAGTCTTCAATCACCCGGCACGGTCGCTGAGCGAGTGCGACTGGAGTTTGTGCGACAAGAGCAGAAGCAATCTACCGCAGTCCCTAccgggaagaagaaggcgccgGTACCTTCATCGGTGGTCACTGCGATTCAGCGTCCCACGGCCATATCCATCAACGCAGCTACGCGGCTCCTCCTACTTGACCCGCTCTTTCCTCTCATCAGCGAGGAGAACTATCAGCGCCTCGTATTGCAAAACGACGAGTACACAGCTcgcaaggcgctgctggcccACATCGCCGCAACACCgggggcggcgacggcggtatCGCACCCTTATGGGTCGCCGTCCCCGGTGCCGCCTCTCGACGTTGGCAAGAAGCCGCGCAAATCAGAGGCTGAGGCGCCACGTGCGGCGCGAGCGTTAGAGACGGATCTGGCAGAGGCCGACGAACCAGCTCCTGTGCTGCCACTCACGGTGGCCGTGTTGGCGCCTACTCAAGTTGTCGCAATAGAaactggagcagcagcagcacctctgtCCCCTTCCGTGTCCCCGCCCAACGCGGCAATCATCGGCAGTACCCCACCTCGTCGACCATCTCTGCAGCACGGTGGACCGGCCTTGTACGCGACCTTTTCACCTCCCCGCGTCACGTCGCCGCCAAACGCTTCAAATCTCACCTCGCCCATTGCCGGCTCCGCGGCGGGGTTCGGCGGCACTACATCTCCGGCACATGACAGCAGACTGCTCGTGAATGCCGTGATGCCGACTGAGAAGCCGGGATCCATCAAACTACTGGCCGCAGGCAGTGCGTGGTACGCGGTGACTCGGGTATCGGAGTCGACGCCGTCCAGCACTATTCAATCCTCCCTCCACGCGGGTCTTCTAGCGACTGCCTGCGGTGGGGGCGCAGCACGTGGCACCAGCAACTCCCCAACTCGCCCGCGCTCCACCAGCCCCATGGCGAGCTGCTCATCTTTGCGAAGCGTCACTCGCCGCGGCTCGCTGCTTCaaggcctgcagcagcacctcccgCACCAGGCGACAAGGACAGTTGCCTCCAaccacagcgacagcatTAGTGACGAAGACAGCACCGCTTCCGACGAGGCAGTTGATCTGGCTGAAGCGGAGCTTCGCaagacgctgccgcactggGGCCCGTTCCGCACCTCTCACACCGCGGCATCGTCCGCTTCCGATATTCTCTGGCAGAAGCGCGCCACCAACCCAGGCACAAGCCCTGgaagcaccaccgccagtACCACCACGCCAACAGCAGCTCGCAAGACCAAGTCGGCGCATGAAGAGACGGTCCCGGTGGCGTCGTTGACCGATTCGACACCGAGCCTTCTCTCCATGGCGCTGACCCTCTCGCCGGCCAtggcgaaggagctgcaggcctACGTGCATGAATTTCTCAAGCGCTACCGCGGCGCTGACTCGGTAACCGCGGAGGAGATGGGGCCGATCCCGAAGACGcctctggcgctgcagcgcgcgatTCGCCATAGCCTCCGCTTATCAACTGAGAGTAGCGCGAGCGGCGtgggcgacgaggaggccgtGGAGCTCGAAGATGCCCTGGACGACGGCAGCTACCACAGTCAAAACGTTCAGTACATCCTGGGTCTCATggggtcgctgctgcaaggGGAAACCTCCTTCtgtgaggacgacgacgcgcgAACAGCGAGTGGGGCGCATCTGCgaactgctgcagcggagcgACACAGGAAAGAGCAAGTCACCAGCGCCGAGCTGATCGCGGCGGTGATGGGACGGCCCCTCTCGTCGACCGTTGAGGATACAACAGAGGGCGCTGCCTTGAATTACACCAGAAATGACACCAGTCGatctgcggcggcgcggccgctGTTGAAGCTGCACGATCCTGAGCTGCGCGCCGTAGAACTCCTGTTCGTCAACGGCGCACCTTAG